From the genome of Rhodothermales bacterium:
TTCTCGCGCGCGATCCACTCGGAATGATATTCTCTACGGGCGGGTTCACGTTTTACGGCGGGCTCATTATCGCGGCATTGTCCATCGCATGGTACTTGAGGAGTAAGAAGATCGATGTTGCGATAGCGTCCGATGCGTTTGCCCCGGGGCTGATGCTTGCCTATGGAATCGGCCGAATTGGATGTCATCTCGCCGGCGACGGAGACTGGGGTATTGCCAGCGATATCGCGGCCAAACCCGGCTGGATTCCCACCTGGCTCTGGAGCGAGACCTATCCAAATAACATTCTGGGAATCGATCTGTCGAGTGCTCCCGTATTCCCCACGCCGATATACGAATTCGTTCTCGCCGCCGCATTCTTTGGAGTTCTGTGGGGCCTCCGGAAGCACCCATTCATGGGTGGATGGCTGTTCTCGATGTACTTCGTATTCGCCGGCGTAGAGCGGTTCCTCATAGAGCAGATCAGAGTGAACAATCGATTCGATCTGCTCGGATTATCGGTGACGCAGGCCGAGGTTATCTCAGTTCTGCTTGTCGCGATTGGAGGGATCGGACTTATCCTTCGCCGCCGCCGGCATGACATCGCTCCTGAGTCGCGCGGCTCCAACGCGACCGATACCAACCCTTCCTGACGATCTCAGATCTCGCTACGCCCTGGTCATGCGCGGTCCGGCTGCCTTGACCGCGTCGTTTGCCCCGGACTCGTACTTCTTGAAGTTCTTGTCGAAGAGCTCTGCCAGTTTCATTGCCGTGCGATCGTACGCGTCCGTGTCCTTCCAGGTATTGCGAGGCATGAGAATCTCCGAAGGCACGCCGCTGCACTGCGTCGGTACACTCATGCCGAAGATGGGCTCATTCATCGTCTCGGCCGACGTCAGTTCGCCCGAGTGAATGGCATCGATGATCGCTCTCGTATGCTTCAGCGAGATACGTGCACCGGTGCCGTACGGACCTCCTGACCATCCCGTATTCACGAGCCACGCCTTGGCGTCGTGCTTTCGAATTCGCTCTGCAAGTTGCTCGGCGTACTTATTCGGGTGCCAGACCATGAACGCTGCTCCGAAACACGCCGAAAACGTAGCCTGAGGTTCGTCGATACCTTGCTCCGTACCCGCAACCTTCGCCGTGTAGCCGCTGACAAAATGGTACATGGCCTGTTCCGGCGTCAGCTTGCTCACCGGTGGCAGCACGCCGAAGGCGTCAGCCGTGAGGAAGATGATATGTTCGGGATGCCCACCGACGCACGGGATCTTGGCGTTGTCTATGTGCTCGATCGGATATGATGCACGTGTGTTTTGCGTAATCGAGACATCAGAGTAGTCCACTTCCCGCGTGTCGGGATCATAGATCACGTTCTCCAGAACCGTCCCGAATCGAATCGCATTGAAGATCTCCGGCTCTTTCTCGGCCGACAGGTCGATCGCCTTCGCATAGCACCCACCTTCTATGTTGAAGACGCCCTCGTCCGACCAACAATGCTCGTCATCTCCGATCAGACGTCGGTCTGGATCAGCTGACAGCGTTGTCTTGCCTGTCCCCGACAAACCAAAGAAGAGAGAGACCTTGCCATCCTCGCTCTCGTTTGCTGAGCAATGCATCGACAGCACACCGATCTTGGGCATGATGTAGTTCATCACAGTGAAGATTCCCTTCTTCATCTCGCCGGCGTACTCCGTACCGAGAATGACAAACTGGCCGCGCGACAGGCTCAGGTCGACACTCGTATCGGACGTCATATGAAACGTGTATTGATTCGCAGGGAATCGACCCGCATTCAACACGACATAGTCCGGGTCGCCAAAGTCTGCCAGCTCCTCTTCGGTCGGACGAATCAGCATGTTGTGCATGAAGAGGGCGTGGTACGGGCGACTACAGATGATGCGCGCTTTGATCCGGTACTTCGGATCCCACCCCGCGAACCCGTCGACTACGTAGAGTCGCTTACACAGGTTGAGGTAATCGATGGCTCGTTCACGGTTAACCATGAACGTATGCTCGTCGAGCTTGATATTGATGTTTCCCCACCAGATATCCTGCTCGGTGTCGGCCTCGGCCACGATACGCTTGTCGGCCGGGCTCCTGCCGGTCTTTCTACCTGAATAGGTAATCAGCGCCCCGGCATCGGAGATCGCCGAACGCTCGTCGTTTCGAATCGCCTCTTCATATAGCTTCGATGGCGGCGCATTTCGAACGATGTCATCGACGTGTATTTCGTACTTTTTAAGATCAAAGTCTGAAGCCATTGTATGTCTCCGCTGTGTCTGTCTCGAACATGAGAAAGTCGTTGCGTGAACCGGCCATGACGTGTTGCTTGTTGCTTGCTTTCGCCCAATTCCGCTGACCTGAAGTTAGCCGCTGCAGAAATAGGGAAAAACAACAACCCGTCTCGCTGGCGGGCCAGGAATTGTTTAAGTGCGGGTTTCGTGTGATCATTTTGTTAATTAGCCACGGGAGTCCGAAGTGAGTGCATTTGTCGCCGGCCGAAACCCGGTGATCGAAGCGCTTTCGCGGCGCTCCGAGCATATCGATAAGGTTTTTATTCAGCGCGATCTGAAGTCGAGCGTCTTGCGTCGAATTGCCTCGGACGCGGATCGCAGTGGAGTACTCGTGCAGTTTGTGCCGCGGCAGAAGCTCGATCAGCTTGTGGCGGATACGCCGCACCAGGGGGTAGTCGCAGCGGTTACTGCGATTGGCTACGTGGATCTCGACGACATGCTGAACTCGGTGGCGGCGGGTCTCGACGAGACACGCCGGCTACAACCCTCGTTGATCGTACTGGATGGAATTCAGGATCCGCACAACCTTGGCGCGATATTGCGAACGGCCGCTGCTAGCGGCGTAAAAGGCGTGGTGTTGCCTGTTGCGAAGACGGCGCCTCTGAATGCGGTGGTCGTCAAAGCGAGCGCCGGGACTGCCGGGATGATTCCGATCGCGAGAGTGCGCAAGCTGGTCGACGCACTTACGCAACTCAAAGAGCACGGCTTCTGGATCGTGGGGATGAGCGCCGCAGGAACGGATACCGTGTGGAGCCTGGACTGGAGGCGCCCGGTGGCTCTCGTCGTAGGAAGCGAGGGCAAAGGGATGTCAAGGATGGTCAGCGAGGCGTGCGATCATCACGTTCGCATTCCGATGGAGGATTCGGTCGATTCACTCAACGTATCCGTCGCTACCGGCATCGCGCTCTTTGTCGCACGACATCTGCGCGCAACCGATTCCGCCGGGTAAGGAAGCTCGACCGCCCGGTTCACCGTCTACTTTCTTCCGTTAAGTCTGTAGACGATCTTGCGTATCGTGTCGAACTGGAGGTACGGATACTCATCGCGGAGGGCTTCGATGGCATCGTAGGCGGGCATATCTGCATTCCGCATGTCACGAAATCGCTGTCGGATCTGATAGTCCCGGACACCTTTTTCGCTCAGCAGGTGATGGGACTCAAGCGTCTGGTACACGTCGTCGGAAACCAGACCCTCGAGAGGATTCCGCGAGTCCTGATTCGAGGTTGCCTGCATGACCTGGATGGGTTTGTTAACAATTGTTGCAATGAATCAGTCGGGCTCACTACCGATTCCGACAACATCAGGGTAGTGCGAGGTGGTGCCAGGTATGCTCCAAAACCGTGCGAATGGTAAGACCGTGGATTTGAGTCGTATGCGAGGCCGACCGAATCGCTCGTCGAATTGTCAGGCGTTCGCCTGATTTTCATCGATCGCAGTTTCCTGGGCTTTCTTCAGATAACCCGGCTTGATGCCCTGGTGCAGCAGGAAGGCGGCTCCGAGAACTGTGTAGAGAACAAGCTGGGCCGCATGCGTGACGACTGCGTACGTGGCCGCAGCCGCCTGCGTTACGCCAAACAGATGAACGAGGGTCTGTATCGTTATGTAGTGATACGAGCCAGTCCCGCCGGGAGCGGGGATGGCCACGCCGATCGCGCCGATTGCCATGATGTTCCAGGAGTCGAGAAGTGAGATCTCGAAGGGACCGCTCATCTGCAGAATCAGGAACGGAATGTGCGCCATCACGGCGTAACAGCCCCACATGAGAATTGTACTCGTCAGTATGGCGAGTCTCCGCCTTGTGCGTAAAAGCGACTGCAATCCATTTGCAAACGCACCGATCGTCCGGCGAAGCCTGCCACCTTCACCCTCCTGATAGGCCGATCGCCGTCGCCACCACCAGACGAAGTATATGGCACCCGCCAGGCCTAGCACCGCAAAAGTCACAAGTATCCCAAACGGCAGCCGATCCAACTGCGATGTGACCGGATCGATAAAGAGGGTGCGAATCGTGTCGAGTCTGTCGATGAGCATCAGGGCGGCACCGCCTAGAGCAAGTATCAGGACGGCCATGTCAAGAACACGTTCGACAACCACCGTTCCGATCACGCCACCCATGTTCAGTCTTTCCTTCCTGGCGACCAGCCCCGAACGGACGACCTCGCCAATCCTGGGCGCGGCGTAATTGGCCATATATCCGATGATCAGGGCCGAAAAGGTACTGTAGAGGCTAATCTCGCTCCGCTCAGCGCCGGGTGCGACAGGCAATTCGTACAATAGAATTCGCCATCGCCACGCTCGCAGCAGATGACTGACGATGGCTATGATTCCCAGGGGGATCAGCCACCAGTAGTTGGCTGTGCTGAGAGCGGCGCCGACCTCCTTGAAGTCAACTCCCCTGAGCGAGAAGTACAGAAGAACGCCAGCGAGACCGAAGCTGGCGACCTGGGACAGGATTGAGCGCAATCTCATGCGGGGCAAGGGGCTGACGCGCTTCCGGGTGTCGGAGAGGAAATACGGAGAGTCCTACGATCTCAGGAAGACCGAAGGTCCACGATGTCTGACGTGGACTCAGGTTCGAAGGTGAAGATATCATCCGGGATGGGCGGATCGAAAACGACCCTGCCAAGCTCG
Proteins encoded in this window:
- a CDS encoding flippase-like domain-containing protein, whose translation is MRLRSILSQVASFGLAGVLLYFSLRGVDFKEVGAALSTANYWWLIPLGIIAIVSHLLRAWRWRILLYELPVAPGAERSEISLYSTFSALIIGYMANYAAPRIGEVVRSGLVARKERLNMGGVIGTVVVERVLDMAVLILALGGAALMLIDRLDTIRTLFIDPVTSQLDRLPFGILVTFAVLGLAGAIYFVWWWRRRSAYQEGEGGRLRRTIGAFANGLQSLLRTRRRLAILTSTILMWGCYAVMAHIPFLILQMSGPFEISLLDSWNIMAIGAIGVAIPAPGGTGSYHYITIQTLVHLFGVTQAAAATYAVVTHAAQLVLYTVLGAAFLLHQGIKPGYLKKAQETAIDENQANA
- a CDS encoding prolipoprotein diacylglyceryl transferase, which produces MYPRLSDVFKDVFGFELPFPIYSFGAMVAAGVLTAVWLTGKELDRLYRDGRLNGVRINVPEKGKKGRSKTTEASPSALLGTITVIVVVAGFGGAKVFHILENLDLLARDPLGMIFSTGGFTFYGGLIIAALSIAWYLRSKKIDVAIASDAFAPGLMLAYGIGRIGCHLAGDGDWGIASDIAAKPGWIPTWLWSETYPNNILGIDLSSAPVFPTPIYEFVLAAAFFGVLWGLRKHPFMGGWLFSMYFVFAGVERFLIEQIRVNNRFDLLGLSVTQAEVISVLLVAIGGIGLILRRRRHDIAPESRGSNATDTNPS
- the pckA gene encoding phosphoenolpyruvate carboxykinase (ATP), yielding MASDFDLKKYEIHVDDIVRNAPPSKLYEEAIRNDERSAISDAGALITYSGRKTGRSPADKRIVAEADTEQDIWWGNINIKLDEHTFMVNRERAIDYLNLCKRLYVVDGFAGWDPKYRIKARIICSRPYHALFMHNMLIRPTEEELADFGDPDYVVLNAGRFPANQYTFHMTSDTSVDLSLSRGQFVILGTEYAGEMKKGIFTVMNYIMPKIGVLSMHCSANESEDGKVSLFFGLSGTGKTTLSADPDRRLIGDDEHCWSDEGVFNIEGGCYAKAIDLSAEKEPEIFNAIRFGTVLENVIYDPDTREVDYSDVSITQNTRASYPIEHIDNAKIPCVGGHPEHIIFLTADAFGVLPPVSKLTPEQAMYHFVSGYTAKVAGTEQGIDEPQATFSACFGAAFMVWHPNKYAEQLAERIRKHDAKAWLVNTGWSGGPYGTGARISLKHTRAIIDAIHSGELTSAETMNEPIFGMSVPTQCSGVPSEILMPRNTWKDTDAYDRTAMKLAELFDKNFKKYESGANDAVKAAGPRMTRA
- the rlmB gene encoding 23S rRNA (guanosine(2251)-2'-O)-methyltransferase RlmB; translated protein: MSAFVAGRNPVIEALSRRSEHIDKVFIQRDLKSSVLRRIASDADRSGVLVQFVPRQKLDQLVADTPHQGVVAAVTAIGYVDLDDMLNSVAAGLDETRRLQPSLIVLDGIQDPHNLGAILRTAAASGVKGVVLPVAKTAPLNAVVVKASAGTAGMIPIARVRKLVDALTQLKEHGFWIVGMSAAGTDTVWSLDWRRPVALVVGSEGKGMSRMVSEACDHHVRIPMEDSVDSLNVSVATGIALFVARHLRATDSAG